CGACGTAGCAGTCGTAGCCGCCGTCTTGCAGGCGCTCTATCCCGTCGCGCACGTCGTCGAACACGTCGAGTTCGTGGTAGACGGCGAGGATTTCGTCGCGCTCGTCGGTGGAGATGTCCACGCCGTGGACGTCTAAGGCGTACTGGAGGGCGTCGCGGTTCATCTCGTAGAAGGGCTGGTAGGCGTCAACGAAGTTCGCGACCATCGTGTACTCGATGGAGCGCGCGCGCCACAATTTAGAAACGGGTTCGGGGTCCGCAACCCGGTCCGCGAGCGCCTGCTCTGCGGCGTCTACGTCGACAATTGTACTGTACGAATCGAAGGTGACGGTCGTAACCCGGGCCGCGTCGAATGCCATGTCAGTGGGTTGCGCGCCGGGTTACAGAACTGTTTCCCTCACCGGGTGAGGAGCGACCCCACGGCGAACGGGAG
This sequence is a window from Haladaptatus sp. QDMS2. Protein-coding genes within it:
- a CDS encoding haloacid dehalogenase type II; its protein translation is MAFDAARVTTVTFDSYSTIVDVDAAEQALADRVADPEPVSKLWRARSIEYTMVANFVDAYQPFYEMNRDALQYALDVHGVDISTDERDEILAVYHELDVFDDVRDGIERLQDGGYDCYVVSNGNPEMLDSMVKHAGITDLLADTISAHEVETFKPDAEIYRHAAGRTGTPIKEIAHVSAGWFDVMGAQHAGMQGVWVDRKGTPYETFGGEPDLTIETFYDLADELGV